The following coding sequences lie in one Saimiri boliviensis isolate mSaiBol1 chromosome 6, mSaiBol1.pri, whole genome shotgun sequence genomic window:
- the LOC120364593 gene encoding uncharacterized protein LOC120364593, whose translation MTHSLRSSSWAYSSWTGSSHKSHSLLWILHRSHNPPWSPHRSHSPPWSPHRSHSPPWSPHRSHSCSRNRLAHSSRRACSSRQAHSSWSHSPHSRSHSSHSWSHSPRSQSHSLRSSHSSPCFWWIEGGAGRGTGMAPPSARLLGRPSASSSSWWQEKQEQARHMGTVRRPTPDTSTLILDLPASRAAREIKIWRVFGEDGSLSCAIPRTGECPKKPGLLETIKPVSAEKKNYHELKSSELRGKVETELGGKELHRP comes from the exons ATGACCCACAGCCTGAGGAGCAGCAGCTGGGCTtacagcagctggactggcagcAGCCACAAGAGCCACAGCCTCCTTTGGATCCTCCACAGGAGCCACAACCCCCCTTGGAGCCCCCACAGGAGCCACAGCCCCCCTTGGAGCCCCCACAGGAGCCACAGCCCCCCTTGGAGCCCCCACAGGAGCCACAGCTGCAGCAGGAACAGGCTGGCACACAGCAGCAGACGGGCTTGCAGCAGCAGACAGGCACACAGCAgctggagccacagcccccacagcCGGAGCCACAGCTCCCACAGCTGGAGCCACAGCCCCCGCAGCCAGAGCCACAGCCTCCGGAGCAGCCACAGCAGCCCATGTTTCTGGTGGATTGAGGGTGGAGCAGGTAGAGGAACAg GCATGGCACCCCCCTCTGctcggcttctggggaggccctCAGCGAGCTCTTCCTCATGGTGGCAggagaagcaggagcaggcacggCACATG GGCACAGTAAGAAGGCCCACACCAGacaccagcaccttgatcttggacttgccagcctccagggCTGCGAGAGA aattaaaatttgGAGAGTGTTCGGGGAAGATGGTAGCTTGA GCTGTGCTATTCCAAGGACAGGGGAATGCCCAAAGAAACCTGGCCTGCTTGAGACCATAAAGCCAGTGTCTGcggaaaagaaaaactatcatGAGTTGAAATCATCAGAACTCAGAGGGAAAGTGGAAACGGAGCTGGGTGGTAAGGAATTGCACAGACCCTGA
- the LOC141584967 gene encoding uncharacterized protein LOC141584967, producing the protein MATAEVPGNRCSCGSRHHGAGSSAEPDSQVPPPGPLRIPGRAAGPCEVAAAAWLCQPLPQRQGGLCTRRKDAGASSRRAGPGSARSGSAPSGGAVRGVGGSRGGSHGSALDRKRSRRVPDPALASGALRGPAPRSGRPLGCAVHGPGGGPRSRGRGRGSARAASPSPPPPPPTPRGALARAGARALRAGTRVRGAHPSPAARRARPGGSGAARSRAPASGVRRGGGRRGGRGAGWAAALGREGHTAPGPGVRGPRLQEALPAPRSAFPRDHCRAAQTPGGPAKRPRARSPLPGPLPAPPSLCWRGAAAGSPPQTRAVAPRVRSARFTCSGCARPAATPAGRSRSPLTRSDPGRCDHRRAARLGPHIHELQGGLPKTTLPPPPGHPALPLPWKVSPTTPVRAAEWPPPADRCGNSSARAAGTRRVRGRKNARMETTGRKEPFLVTGGSQENRQRPRRTQCPDGVGEPVLSDHPETPARPCGVRPCISVSQAGEDGSHPKVGNTVAVCSVPPSRRGHLLHQGNTRVWSEEAEGRARWRAEPWKEACAWIRAGAGAGASGRMCGMN; encoded by the exons GCCAGACTCTCAGGTACCCCCACCTGGCCCGCTCCGCATCCCCGGCCGGGCAGCAGGGCCTTGCGAGGTGGCTGCAGCAGCCTGGCTgtgccagcccctcccccagcGCCAAGGCGGCCTCTGCACCAGGCGGAAGGACGCGGGGGCTTCATCCCGCAGGGCCG GGCCGGGGTCCGCCCGCTCCGGGTCTGCTCCCAGCGGGGGAGCCGTTCGGGGCGTCGGGGGCTCTCGCGGGGGCTCGCACGGATCCGCGCTGGATCGCAAGCGGTCCCGGAGGGTCCCCGAT CCGGCGCTCGCCTCGGGGGCGCTCCGGGGGCCCGCGCCGCGCTCAGGGCGCCCGCTCGGCTGCGCCGTCCATGGGCCCGGCGGGGGCCCGCGCAGCCGGGGCAGGGGCCGGGGGAGCGCGCGGGCCGCGTcgccgtcgccgccgccgccgccgccaacGCCGCGGGGAGCGCTCGCTCGGGCCGGGGCGCGCGCACTGCGGGCGGGCACGCGCGTTCGCGGCGCGCATCCCAGCCCCGCGGCTCGGCGGGCGCGGCCGGGCGGTTCCGGCGCGGCTCGGTCTCGGGCCCCGGCGTCCGGCGTCCGGCGGGGCGGGGGGCGCCGGGGGGGCCGCGGAGCCGGCTGGGCCGCCGCGCTCGGCCGCGA GGGCCACACGGCGCCCGGGCCCGGTGTGCGCGGACCCcgcctccaggaagccctcccggCCCCGCGTTCTGCGTTCCCCCGAGACCACTGCCGCGCCGCACAGACCCCGGGCGGTCCGGCCAAGCGGCCCCGGGCGCGAAGTCCTCTCCCCGGCCCGCTCCCCGCTCCGCCCAGCCTTTGTTGGCGCGGAGCCGCCGCCGGGAGCCCTCCCCAGACCCGCGCCGTCGCCCCTCGCGTCCGGAGCGCACGTTTTACCTGCAGCGGCTGCGCTCGCCCCGCGGCGACCCCCGCAGGACGGAGCCGGAGCCCCCTGACTCGGTCGGACCCGGGACGCTGTGATCACCGACGAGCTGCCCGCCTCGGGCCACACATCCACGAACTCCAGGGAGGGCTCCCCAAGACGACGCTGCCCCCCCCCCCAGGACACCCGGCCCTCCCGCTTCCGTGGAAAGTCTCCCCAACGACCCCTGTGCGAGCTGCTGAGTGGCCGCCCCCCGCCGACCGCTGTGGGAACAGCTCGGCGCGCGCGGCGGGGACGCGGCGAGTCCGGGGCAGGAAGAACGCGCGG aTGGAGACAACAGGAAGGAAGGAGCCCTTCCTGGTCACAGGAGGGTCACAGGAGAATAGGCAGCGGCCCAGGAGGACCCAGTGTCCCGATGGTGTTGGGGAGCCGGTTCTTAGTGATCACCCAGAAACGCCGGCCCGGCCTTGTGGGGTCAGACCTTGCATCTCAGTCAGCCAGGCGGGAGAAGATGGTTCACACCCAAAGGTGGGGAACACTGTGGCAGTCTGTTCGGTGCCCCCGTCCAGGCGAGGACATCTCCTGCATCAAGGAAACACGCGTGTCTGGAGTGAGGAGGCCGAAGGCAGGGCCCGGTGGAGAGCCGAGCCATGGAAGGAGGCGTGTGCGTGGATACGAGCTGGAGCAGGTGCAGGAGCCTCGGGGAGGATGTGTGGGATGAACTGA
- the LOC141584787 gene encoding uncharacterized protein LOC141584787, translating into MGLIRFAVLAARSCAAVNMLVAVFRRPAPASSFTIAWDGVRADARGARCCVEGAAVGSFTWTSRVDGHIVESCKARNQILHWQHTGAQQLDWQQDDPQPEEQQQGLQQLDWQQPQEPQPPLDPPQESQPPLEPPQEPQLQQEQAGTQQHTGLQQQTGTQQLEPQPPQLEPQPPQLEPQPPQETYPPLEPPQEPQAPLEPPQEPQPPLEPPQEPHTPLELPQEPQPPLEPPQEPQPPLQPPQEPQLQQEQAGTQQHTGLQQQTGTQQLEPQPPQPEPQPPQPEPQPPEQPQQPMFLVG; encoded by the exons ATGGGTCTCATTAGGTTTGCAGTTTTGGCTGCACGAAGctgtgctgctgtgaacatgctGGTAGCTGTCTTCCGGCGCCCCGCCCCCGCCAGCAGCTTCACTATTGCATGGGACGGTGTCAG GGCGGATGCCCGGGGGGCCCGCTGCTGTGTGGAGGGC GCGGCCGTCGGTAGCTTCACTTGGACTTCCCGGGTAGATGGCCACATCGTCG AGTCCTGCAAAGCCAGAAATCAGATCTTGCACTGGCAGCACACGGGGgcacagcagctggactggcagcaggatgacccacagcctgaggagcagcagcagggcttgcagcagctggactggcagcAGCCACAAGAACCACAGCCTCCCTTGGATCCTCCACAGGAGTCACAGCCCCCCTTGGAGCCCCCACAGGAGCCACAGCTGCAGCAGGAACAGGCTGGCACACAGCAGCACACGGGCTTGCAGCAGCAGACAGGCACACAGCAGCTagagccacagcccccacagctggagccacagcccccacagctggagccacagcccccacaggAGACATACCCCCCCTTAGAGCCCCCACAGGAGCCACAGGCCCCCTTAGAGCCCCCACAGGAGCCACAGCCCCCCTTAGAGCCCCCACAGGAGCCACACACCCCCTTAGAGCTCCCACAGGAGCCACAGCCCCCCTTGGAGCCCCCACAGGAGCCACAGCCCCCCTTGCAGCCCCCACAGGAGCCACAGCTGCAGCAGGAACAGGCTGGCACACAGCAGCACACGGGCTTGCAGCAGCAGACAGGCACACAGCAgctggagccacagcccccacagccggagccacagcccccacagccggagccacagcctccagagcagccacAGCAGCCCATGTTTCTGGTGGGTTGA